Proteins from a single region of Esox lucius isolate fEsoLuc1 chromosome 13, fEsoLuc1.pri, whole genome shotgun sequence:
- the LOC106024603 gene encoding leucine-rich repeat transmembrane neuronal protein 4-like isoform X2: protein MGSRMQHRCLMIPLLVHGWLIASPISISERPCPQSCRCDGKIVYCESNAFQDVPNNVSVRCQGLSLRYNSLVNLRASQFSGLSQLVWLYLDHNYINAVDSQAFHGVQRLKELILSSNKITQLQNNTFTAVPNLRNLDISYNKLQALQPSQFQGLRKLLSLHLRSNSLKNVPMRVFQDLRNLEFLDLGYNRLRSLTRNAFAGLLKLIELHLEHNQFSKINFSHFPRLTKLRAFYLQWNRIKSISQGISWKWTSLQKLDLSGNELQVMDASTYQCLPNLQTLNLDSNKLSNISQETVDSWISLTSISLAGNVWHCSSSICPLVAWLRNFNGNMETAMICAGPKKAQGVTVIDAVETFSICKVTPTTLVVSTIASLNTGSQPELLPFPTLSRVEQELTRSCTAIPCPSISPTSPEQNFEYVSFHKIIAGCIALSLSVAIILLVIYVSWKRYPSSIKQLQQRSMVKKRKKKVQQTECTVSSSLQEYYVNYKPTNAETMDMLVNGTGPYTYTISGSRECE, encoded by the exons ATGG GATCCCGGATGCAACATAGATGTCTCATGATCCCATTGTTGGTGCATGGCTGGCTGATAGCGTCTCCAATCAGTATCAGTGAGCGCCCTTGTCCTCAAAGCTGTAGATGTGATGGAAAAATTGTATACTGTGAATCCAATGCCTTCCAGGATGTGCCAAATAATGTGTCTGTGAGATGCCAGGGTCTTTCTCTGCGCTACAACAGCTTAGTGAATCTCAGAGCTAGTCAGTTCTCTggtcttagccaacttgtttggCTATATCTTGACCACAACTACATCAATGCAGTGGACAGCCAAGCTTTCCATGGAGTACAGAGGCTCAAGGAGTTGATTCTCAGCTCTAACAAGATCACACAGCTACAAAACAACACTTTCACTGCGGTCCCTAACTTACGCAATCTTGACATATCTTACAACAAGCTGCAGGCCCTCCAGCCCAGTCAATTCCAAGGCTTGCGGAAGTTGCTTAGTCTCCACTTGCGGTCCAACTCCCTGAAAAATGTGCCTATGCGAGTTTTTCAGGATTTGCGCAATTTGGAGTTTCTCGATCTTGGCTACAATCGTTTGCGAAGTCTTACGCGAAATGCCTTTGCTGGGTTGCTCAAGCTGATCGAGCTTCATTTGGAACACAATCAATTTTCCAAGATCAACTTCTCACACTTTCCACGTCTAACCAAGCTACGGGCATTCTATTTGCAATGGAATCGAATTAAGTCAATTAGCCAAGGTATTAGCTGGAAGTGGACGTCCTTGCAAAAGTTGGACCTATCTGGAAATGAACTGCAAGTGATGGATGCCAGTACGTACCAATGTCTCCCGAACTTACAGACCCTGAATTTGGACTCCAACAAGCTTAGCAACATATCCCAGGAGACAGTTGATTCCTGGATCTCCCTCACCAGCATCAGCCTAGCAGGTAATGTGTGGCACTGTAGCTCTAGCATCTGCCCCCTAGTGGCATGGTTGAGGAACTTCAATGGAAACATGGAGACCGCTATGATTTGTGCTGGGCCTAAGAAGGCCCAGGGAGTGACAGTGATTGATGCAGTGGAGACATTTAGTATTTGTAAGGTCACTCCCACCACTCTTGTGGTCTCGACCATAGCCTCTCTCAACACTGGATCTCAGCCGGAGCTCCTACCTTTTCCCACTTTGTCAAGGGTTGAGCAGGAGTTGACCCGGAGTTGTACAGCCATTCCGTGCCCTTCAATCTCCCCTACCAGTCCAGAGCAGAACTTTGAGTATGTGTCCTTTCATAAGATTATTGCTGGCTGTATTGCACTTTCCCTGTCAGTGGCTATAATTCTACTGGTTATTTACGTGTCCTGGAAGCGTTACCCCAGTAGCATTAAGCAGCTCCAGCAGCGCTCCATGGTCAAAAAGcgtaagaaaaaggtgcagcaaaCAGAATGCACTGTCAGCTCATCTCTGCAGGAGTATTATGTGAACTACAAACCTACAAACGCTGAAACTATGGACATGCTGGTTAATGGTACTGGTCCCTACACATACACCATCTCGGGTTCCAGAGAGTGTGAG TAA
- the LOC106024603 gene encoding leucine-rich repeat transmembrane neuronal protein 4-like isoform X1: MGSRMQHRCLMIPLLVHGWLIASPISISERPCPQSCRCDGKIVYCESNAFQDVPNNVSVRCQGLSLRYNSLVNLRASQFSGLSQLVWLYLDHNYINAVDSQAFHGVQRLKELILSSNKITQLQNNTFTAVPNLRNLDISYNKLQALQPSQFQGLRKLLSLHLRSNSLKNVPMRVFQDLRNLEFLDLGYNRLRSLTRNAFAGLLKLIELHLEHNQFSKINFSHFPRLTKLRAFYLQWNRIKSISQGISWKWTSLQKLDLSGNELQVMDASTYQCLPNLQTLNLDSNKLSNISQETVDSWISLTSISLAGNVWHCSSSICPLVAWLRNFNGNMETAMICAGPKKAQGVTVIDAVETFSICKVTPTTLVVSTIASLNTGSQPELLPFPTLSRVEQELTRSCTAIPCPSISPTSPEQNFEYVSFHKIIAGCIALSLSVAIILLVIYVSWKRYPSSIKQLQQRSMVKKRKKKVQQTECTVSSSLQEYYVNYKPTNAETMDMLVNGTGPYTYTISGSRECEV; this comes from the exons ATGG GATCCCGGATGCAACATAGATGTCTCATGATCCCATTGTTGGTGCATGGCTGGCTGATAGCGTCTCCAATCAGTATCAGTGAGCGCCCTTGTCCTCAAAGCTGTAGATGTGATGGAAAAATTGTATACTGTGAATCCAATGCCTTCCAGGATGTGCCAAATAATGTGTCTGTGAGATGCCAGGGTCTTTCTCTGCGCTACAACAGCTTAGTGAATCTCAGAGCTAGTCAGTTCTCTggtcttagccaacttgtttggCTATATCTTGACCACAACTACATCAATGCAGTGGACAGCCAAGCTTTCCATGGAGTACAGAGGCTCAAGGAGTTGATTCTCAGCTCTAACAAGATCACACAGCTACAAAACAACACTTTCACTGCGGTCCCTAACTTACGCAATCTTGACATATCTTACAACAAGCTGCAGGCCCTCCAGCCCAGTCAATTCCAAGGCTTGCGGAAGTTGCTTAGTCTCCACTTGCGGTCCAACTCCCTGAAAAATGTGCCTATGCGAGTTTTTCAGGATTTGCGCAATTTGGAGTTTCTCGATCTTGGCTACAATCGTTTGCGAAGTCTTACGCGAAATGCCTTTGCTGGGTTGCTCAAGCTGATCGAGCTTCATTTGGAACACAATCAATTTTCCAAGATCAACTTCTCACACTTTCCACGTCTAACCAAGCTACGGGCATTCTATTTGCAATGGAATCGAATTAAGTCAATTAGCCAAGGTATTAGCTGGAAGTGGACGTCCTTGCAAAAGTTGGACCTATCTGGAAATGAACTGCAAGTGATGGATGCCAGTACGTACCAATGTCTCCCGAACTTACAGACCCTGAATTTGGACTCCAACAAGCTTAGCAACATATCCCAGGAGACAGTTGATTCCTGGATCTCCCTCACCAGCATCAGCCTAGCAGGTAATGTGTGGCACTGTAGCTCTAGCATCTGCCCCCTAGTGGCATGGTTGAGGAACTTCAATGGAAACATGGAGACCGCTATGATTTGTGCTGGGCCTAAGAAGGCCCAGGGAGTGACAGTGATTGATGCAGTGGAGACATTTAGTATTTGTAAGGTCACTCCCACCACTCTTGTGGTCTCGACCATAGCCTCTCTCAACACTGGATCTCAGCCGGAGCTCCTACCTTTTCCCACTTTGTCAAGGGTTGAGCAGGAGTTGACCCGGAGTTGTACAGCCATTCCGTGCCCTTCAATCTCCCCTACCAGTCCAGAGCAGAACTTTGAGTATGTGTCCTTTCATAAGATTATTGCTGGCTGTATTGCACTTTCCCTGTCAGTGGCTATAATTCTACTGGTTATTTACGTGTCCTGGAAGCGTTACCCCAGTAGCATTAAGCAGCTCCAGCAGCGCTCCATGGTCAAAAAGcgtaagaaaaaggtgcagcaaaCAGAATGCACTGTCAGCTCATCTCTGCAGGAGTATTATGTGAACTACAAACCTACAAACGCTGAAACTATGGACATGCTGGTTAATGGTACTGGTCCCTACACATACACCATCTCGGGTTCCAGAGAGTGTGAGGTATGA
- the LOC106024603 gene encoding leucine-rich repeat transmembrane neuronal protein 4-like isoform X3, whose amino-acid sequence MQHRCLMIPLLVHGWLIASPISISERPCPQSCRCDGKIVYCESNAFQDVPNNVSVRCQGLSLRYNSLVNLRASQFSGLSQLVWLYLDHNYINAVDSQAFHGVQRLKELILSSNKITQLQNNTFTAVPNLRNLDISYNKLQALQPSQFQGLRKLLSLHLRSNSLKNVPMRVFQDLRNLEFLDLGYNRLRSLTRNAFAGLLKLIELHLEHNQFSKINFSHFPRLTKLRAFYLQWNRIKSISQGISWKWTSLQKLDLSGNELQVMDASTYQCLPNLQTLNLDSNKLSNISQETVDSWISLTSISLAGNVWHCSSSICPLVAWLRNFNGNMETAMICAGPKKAQGVTVIDAVETFSICKVTPTTLVVSTIASLNTGSQPELLPFPTLSRVEQELTRSCTAIPCPSISPTSPEQNFEYVSFHKIIAGCIALSLSVAIILLVIYVSWKRYPSSIKQLQQRSMVKKRKKKVQQTECTVSSSLQEYYVNYKPTNAETMDMLVNGTGPYTYTISGSRECEV is encoded by the coding sequence ATGCAACATAGATGTCTCATGATCCCATTGTTGGTGCATGGCTGGCTGATAGCGTCTCCAATCAGTATCAGTGAGCGCCCTTGTCCTCAAAGCTGTAGATGTGATGGAAAAATTGTATACTGTGAATCCAATGCCTTCCAGGATGTGCCAAATAATGTGTCTGTGAGATGCCAGGGTCTTTCTCTGCGCTACAACAGCTTAGTGAATCTCAGAGCTAGTCAGTTCTCTggtcttagccaacttgtttggCTATATCTTGACCACAACTACATCAATGCAGTGGACAGCCAAGCTTTCCATGGAGTACAGAGGCTCAAGGAGTTGATTCTCAGCTCTAACAAGATCACACAGCTACAAAACAACACTTTCACTGCGGTCCCTAACTTACGCAATCTTGACATATCTTACAACAAGCTGCAGGCCCTCCAGCCCAGTCAATTCCAAGGCTTGCGGAAGTTGCTTAGTCTCCACTTGCGGTCCAACTCCCTGAAAAATGTGCCTATGCGAGTTTTTCAGGATTTGCGCAATTTGGAGTTTCTCGATCTTGGCTACAATCGTTTGCGAAGTCTTACGCGAAATGCCTTTGCTGGGTTGCTCAAGCTGATCGAGCTTCATTTGGAACACAATCAATTTTCCAAGATCAACTTCTCACACTTTCCACGTCTAACCAAGCTACGGGCATTCTATTTGCAATGGAATCGAATTAAGTCAATTAGCCAAGGTATTAGCTGGAAGTGGACGTCCTTGCAAAAGTTGGACCTATCTGGAAATGAACTGCAAGTGATGGATGCCAGTACGTACCAATGTCTCCCGAACTTACAGACCCTGAATTTGGACTCCAACAAGCTTAGCAACATATCCCAGGAGACAGTTGATTCCTGGATCTCCCTCACCAGCATCAGCCTAGCAGGTAATGTGTGGCACTGTAGCTCTAGCATCTGCCCCCTAGTGGCATGGTTGAGGAACTTCAATGGAAACATGGAGACCGCTATGATTTGTGCTGGGCCTAAGAAGGCCCAGGGAGTGACAGTGATTGATGCAGTGGAGACATTTAGTATTTGTAAGGTCACTCCCACCACTCTTGTGGTCTCGACCATAGCCTCTCTCAACACTGGATCTCAGCCGGAGCTCCTACCTTTTCCCACTTTGTCAAGGGTTGAGCAGGAGTTGACCCGGAGTTGTACAGCCATTCCGTGCCCTTCAATCTCCCCTACCAGTCCAGAGCAGAACTTTGAGTATGTGTCCTTTCATAAGATTATTGCTGGCTGTATTGCACTTTCCCTGTCAGTGGCTATAATTCTACTGGTTATTTACGTGTCCTGGAAGCGTTACCCCAGTAGCATTAAGCAGCTCCAGCAGCGCTCCATGGTCAAAAAGcgtaagaaaaaggtgcagcaaaCAGAATGCACTGTCAGCTCATCTCTGCAGGAGTATTATGTGAACTACAAACCTACAAACGCTGAAACTATGGACATGCTGGTTAATGGTACTGGTCCCTACACATACACCATCTCGGGTTCCAGAGAGTGTGAGGTATGA